A genomic segment from Yimella sp. cx-51 encodes:
- a CDS encoding ABC transporter permease: MNEFFSDATAVAKRNLLKIKRVPDLIIFSTLQPIMFVLLFGYVFGSLAGSGAGVQGGYREFMMAGIFTQTIIFGATITGFMMAEDMQKGVIDRFRTLPMHPSAVLTGRTFTDVLNNVLVLVVMSLTGLLIGWRIRGSFVDAAGAYLLMLGFAFALSWVFAFIGLKVRSPEVVNNASFMVIFPVTFIANTFVPAENMPALLKTFAGWNPVSTITQAARENFGNLYALSGGADHAAVEKATRYTWALQHPTLYTAIWAVVLLAIFVPLSTRAYQKAVAK; the protein is encoded by the coding sequence ATGAACGAGTTCTTCAGCGACGCCACGGCCGTCGCCAAGCGCAACCTGTTGAAGATCAAGCGGGTGCCCGACCTCATCATCTTCAGCACCTTGCAGCCGATCATGTTCGTGCTGCTCTTCGGTTATGTCTTCGGCTCGCTCGCCGGTTCGGGTGCAGGCGTCCAGGGTGGCTACCGCGAGTTCATGATGGCGGGCATCTTCACCCAGACGATCATCTTCGGCGCCACGATCACCGGTTTCATGATGGCCGAAGACATGCAGAAGGGTGTGATCGATCGGTTCCGCACCCTGCCGATGCACCCCAGCGCCGTGCTCACCGGTCGCACCTTCACCGATGTGTTGAACAACGTCCTGGTGCTGGTCGTGATGTCGCTGACCGGTCTGCTCATCGGATGGCGGATCAGGGGCAGCTTCGTCGACGCCGCCGGCGCCTATCTGTTGATGTTGGGTTTCGCGTTCGCGCTCTCGTGGGTCTTCGCCTTCATCGGTCTCAAGGTGCGCTCGCCGGAGGTGGTCAACAACGCCTCCTTCATGGTGATCTTCCCGGTCACCTTCATTGCCAACACCTTCGTACCGGCCGAGAACATGCCCGCCCTGCTGAAGACCTTCGCCGGATGGAACCCCGTCTCGACCATCACGCAGGCAGCGCGGGAGAACTTCGGCAACCTGTACGCGCTCTCCGGCGGTGCCGACCACGCTGCCGTGGAGAAGGCGACCCGGTACACCTGGGCGTTGCAGCACCCCACTCTCTACACCGCGATCTGGGCCGTGGTGCTGCTCGCGATCTTCGTCCCGCTCTCGACCCGGGCGTACCAGAAGGCAGTGGCCAAGTAG
- a CDS encoding CoA transferase — protein MDDVQLPLAGVRVVSIATNLPGPAAAHRLQLLGAQVTKVEPPAGDLLAAAAPAYYTKLSQGQEVIVVDLKTAAGREQLDALLQDAELFITSNRPTALAKLGLDWSSLSARHPGLSQVAIVGHPGVAADVPGHDLTYQAHAGTLQPPLLPTVLVADLAGAERAVAEAVTALHIAARTGVGSYREVALSDVATDLAQPAKHGMTTPGGFIGGVLPQYGIYAAAEGWVALAALEPHFWAAFLEASRVDGSRESLEAFFACRTARDWEHWAHERGLPLAAVRAP, from the coding sequence ATGGACGATGTGCAACTCCCGTTGGCCGGGGTTCGGGTGGTCAGTATCGCCACCAATCTGCCTGGTCCGGCCGCCGCGCACCGGCTGCAGTTGCTCGGTGCACAGGTCACCAAGGTGGAGCCGCCGGCAGGTGATCTGTTGGCAGCCGCCGCGCCGGCGTACTACACAAAATTGTCACAAGGCCAAGAAGTAATCGTCGTCGACCTGAAGACTGCTGCAGGTCGAGAGCAACTCGACGCGCTCCTGCAGGACGCCGAGTTGTTCATCACGTCCAACCGGCCGACGGCGCTGGCCAAGCTGGGCCTTGACTGGTCGTCCTTGAGTGCTCGCCATCCCGGGCTCTCACAGGTTGCGATCGTCGGTCATCCCGGAGTTGCTGCCGACGTCCCAGGCCATGACCTGACCTACCAGGCTCACGCCGGGACGCTCCAACCGCCTTTGTTGCCAACCGTTCTCGTCGCTGACCTGGCCGGAGCCGAGCGGGCGGTCGCGGAGGCAGTCACCGCACTCCACATTGCCGCCCGGACGGGTGTGGGTAGCTATCGGGAGGTCGCGCTCAGCGATGTCGCCACCGACTTGGCGCAGCCTGCCAAGCACGGTATGACCACTCCGGGCGGCTTCATCGGGGGAGTGCTGCCGCAGTACGGCATCTACGCCGCCGCTGAAGGCTGGGTCGCGCTCGCCGCCTTGGAGCCGCACTTCTGGGCGGCCTTCCTGGAGGCGTCCCGAGTGGATGGCAGCCGCGAATCATTGGAGGCATTCTTCGCCTGCCGAACGGCCAGGGACTGGGAACACTGGGCGCACGAGCGCGGGCTGCCGCTCGCGGCAGTTCGCGCGCCCTAG
- a CDS encoding putative quinol monooxygenase — protein sequence MYFIVVKFKTKPEWTDRWLDLVHDFTEATRKEPGNLWFEWSRSVEEPDTFVLVEAFTDDGAEPHVNSEHFKKATQEMGQAVAETPRIVSRQVEGSGWDEMGEVSPS from the coding sequence ATGTACTTCATCGTGGTGAAATTCAAGACCAAGCCGGAGTGGACCGACCGCTGGCTCGACCTGGTGCACGACTTCACCGAGGCGACCCGCAAGGAGCCCGGCAACCTGTGGTTCGAGTGGTCGCGCAGCGTCGAGGAGCCCGACACCTTCGTGCTGGTGGAGGCGTTCACCGACGACGGCGCCGAGCCGCACGTCAACAGCGAGCACTTCAAGAAGGCCACCCAGGAGATGGGGCAGGCGGTCGCCGAGACACCGCGCATCGTCTCCCGTCAGGTCGAGGGCTCCGGTTGGGACGAGATGGGTGAGGTGTCCCCCTCCTGA
- the greA gene encoding transcription elongation factor GreA, with protein sequence MTSTADASATFLTQEAYDRLKAELDHLSGEGRHEIAKRIEEARLEGDLKENGGYHAAKDEQGKMEARIRQLQALLRNATVGEKPADDGVVEPGMVVTVELLGDTEKFLLGSREIADDSGLEVYSEKSPMGAAILNKKKGESTEYFAPSGKAIKVKIIDAVPYDG encoded by the coding sequence GTGACCAGCACTGCGGACGCTTCGGCGACCTTCCTCACCCAGGAGGCTTACGACCGCCTGAAGGCCGAGCTCGACCACCTGTCGGGCGAGGGTCGCCACGAGATCGCCAAGCGCATCGAAGAGGCTCGCCTCGAGGGCGACCTGAAGGAGAACGGCGGCTACCACGCGGCCAAGGACGAGCAGGGCAAGATGGAAGCTCGCATTCGTCAGCTCCAGGCCCTCCTTCGCAACGCCACTGTCGGTGAGAAGCCGGCCGATGACGGCGTTGTCGAGCCGGGCATGGTCGTCACCGTCGAACTGCTCGGCGACACTGAGAAGTTCCTGCTCGGCAGCCGCGAGATCGCCGACGACTCCGGCTTGGAGGTCTACTCGGAGAAGTCGCCGATGGGTGCCGCCATCCTGAACAAGAAGAAGGGCGAGAGCACCGAATACTTCGCCCCGAGCGGCAAGGCCATCAAGGTGAAGATCATCGACGCCGTGCCTTACGACGGCTGA
- a CDS encoding glycine--tRNA ligase encodes MLTVQEALLTLQKFWTDRGCMVVQPYNTEVGAGTMNPATVMRVLGPEPWRVAYVEPSVRPDDSRYGENPNRLQTHTQFQVILKPDPGNPQELYLESLEALGIDLDAHDVRFVEDNWQQPAIGAWGLGWEVWLDGMEVTQFTYFQQVVGQNLEPVSVELTYGIERIMMALQGVSHFKDMQYAPGITYGEAFGQNEYEMSKYYLDTADVPTNRELFGHYTAEAQRMIDARLPVPAWTYVLKSSHAFNVLDSRGAVSTTERARSFSLMRKLAREAGGLWTERREELGNPLLKSTLPSMQIGNSVLAPAQGEAGATQPSSDQPQTFALEIGVEELPPHVVEQAIAQVRQALTDGLAASRLEYGDATVVGTPRRIVATVATVSAQEPDAETLRKGPKVAAAFDAEGNPTKAVEGFARGQKVSVDDLVRAEFDGAEHVAVKVAQPGRDVLTVLGELTTAAIGALRADKNMRWSDPELTYSRPVRWVVALWGADLVPAQISQLRTGRTTYVQRTDAQPLVPVAAADELVTLLDGKGIVLDPAARRASVVEQARALAESVGGTVDFDDESDLVDEITNLVEQPHGILGSFEERYLRVPEQILTTVMRKHQRYLPVRGTDGALMPYFITMANGACDDAVVRAGNESVLRARYEDAAFFYDADLKVDLAQLRSGIEKLTFEDRLGSMADRAGRIKDVAASLADQLDLPSDDREIVTRAGELAKFDLSSQMVVELSSLAGVMAKEYATKAGEKPAVADALWEMELPRSAGDALPQSVPGALLALADRFDLLAAMFAIGAKPTGSSDPFALRRAALGLASILRARPELAAVTVEGGLAVAGARLRQQGVEVSDESLTAAQEFIEGRFQQQLRDEGVSAGLVAAVAPLTGAPGKAEQALQDIHAAGSRDGFEALVEVTQRITRIVPEGTPAQFDRALLVEDAEKALVVYVDELPDLRGEGLVRWAEDAQPVVTPLNTFFDEVLVMADDPAVKAARLGLLQTVVDRAPAGIDWKALATAL; translated from the coding sequence GTGCTGACCGTTCAAGAAGCCCTCCTCACCCTGCAGAAGTTCTGGACCGACCGTGGCTGCATGGTCGTCCAGCCGTACAACACCGAGGTCGGCGCGGGAACGATGAACCCCGCCACCGTCATGCGCGTGCTCGGCCCTGAGCCGTGGCGAGTGGCCTACGTCGAGCCGTCGGTGCGCCCGGACGACAGCCGGTACGGCGAGAACCCCAACCGGTTGCAGACCCACACCCAGTTCCAGGTGATCCTCAAGCCCGACCCGGGCAACCCGCAGGAGCTCTACCTGGAGTCGCTGGAAGCTCTCGGCATCGACCTGGACGCCCACGACGTCCGCTTCGTCGAGGACAACTGGCAGCAGCCGGCGATCGGTGCCTGGGGCCTGGGCTGGGAGGTCTGGCTGGACGGCATGGAGGTCACCCAGTTCACCTACTTCCAGCAGGTGGTGGGGCAGAACCTCGAGCCGGTCAGCGTCGAACTGACCTACGGCATCGAGCGCATCATGATGGCGCTGCAGGGCGTCTCGCACTTCAAGGACATGCAGTACGCGCCGGGCATCACCTACGGCGAAGCGTTCGGCCAGAACGAGTACGAAATGTCGAAGTACTACCTCGACACCGCGGACGTGCCGACGAACCGTGAGCTCTTCGGCCACTACACCGCTGAGGCGCAGCGCATGATCGACGCCCGTCTGCCGGTGCCGGCCTGGACCTACGTGCTGAAGAGCTCGCACGCCTTCAACGTGCTCGACAGCCGCGGCGCCGTCTCCACCACCGAGCGTGCCCGCTCCTTCTCCCTCATGCGCAAGCTCGCCCGTGAGGCCGGCGGCCTGTGGACCGAGCGCCGCGAAGAGCTCGGCAACCCGTTGCTGAAGTCGACGCTGCCCTCGATGCAGATCGGCAACTCCGTGCTTGCGCCCGCGCAGGGGGAAGCTGGTGCGACGCAGCCCAGCTCCGACCAGCCGCAGACGTTCGCCCTGGAGATCGGCGTCGAGGAACTGCCGCCGCATGTCGTCGAGCAGGCCATCGCCCAGGTGCGCCAAGCACTCACCGACGGCCTTGCCGCCTCGCGCCTCGAATACGGCGACGCGACGGTCGTCGGCACCCCGCGCCGCATCGTTGCGACCGTCGCCACCGTGAGCGCTCAGGAGCCGGACGCCGAAACCCTGCGCAAGGGCCCCAAGGTCGCGGCTGCCTTCGACGCAGAGGGCAACCCGACCAAGGCCGTCGAGGGATTCGCCCGGGGCCAGAAGGTCTCGGTCGATGACCTGGTGCGAGCGGAGTTCGACGGCGCCGAGCACGTCGCGGTGAAAGTCGCCCAGCCGGGACGTGACGTCCTCACCGTGCTCGGGGAGCTGACCACTGCGGCGATCGGCGCGCTGCGTGCCGACAAGAACATGCGGTGGAGCGACCCCGAGCTCACCTACAGCCGCCCCGTGCGCTGGGTGGTCGCGCTCTGGGGAGCCGACCTGGTGCCCGCGCAGATCTCGCAGTTGCGCACCGGCCGCACCACCTACGTCCAGCGCACCGACGCCCAGCCGCTGGTGCCGGTTGCAGCCGCGGACGAACTGGTGACACTGCTCGACGGCAAGGGCATCGTGCTCGATCCGGCCGCGCGACGGGCCTCGGTCGTGGAGCAAGCGCGTGCACTCGCCGAATCGGTCGGCGGCACAGTCGATTTCGATGACGAGAGCGATCTGGTCGACGAGATCACCAACCTCGTGGAACAACCGCACGGCATCCTCGGCTCGTTCGAGGAGCGTTACCTGCGTGTGCCCGAGCAGATCCTCACCACGGTGATGCGCAAGCACCAGCGTTACCTGCCGGTGCGCGGCACAGACGGCGCGCTGATGCCCTACTTCATCACCATGGCCAACGGCGCCTGCGACGACGCGGTCGTGCGAGCAGGCAACGAGTCGGTGCTGCGCGCCCGTTACGAGGACGCCGCCTTCTTCTACGACGCCGATCTCAAGGTCGACCTCGCCCAGTTGCGCAGCGGCATCGAGAAGCTCACTTTCGAGGACCGGCTCGGCTCCATGGCCGACCGCGCGGGGCGCATCAAGGACGTCGCTGCCTCCCTCGCCGACCAGCTCGACCTCCCGAGCGACGATCGTGAAATCGTCACTCGCGCAGGCGAACTCGCGAAGTTCGACCTCTCGTCCCAGATGGTGGTGGAGCTGTCGTCGCTGGCCGGGGTGATGGCCAAGGAGTACGCCACGAAGGCGGGGGAGAAGCCCGCTGTCGCCGACGCCCTGTGGGAGATGGAGCTGCCGCGCTCGGCCGGCGACGCCCTGCCGCAGTCGGTGCCCGGAGCACTGCTGGCGCTCGCCGATCGCTTCGACCTGCTGGCGGCGATGTTCGCGATCGGCGCCAAGCCGACCGGCTCGTCAGATCCCTTCGCGTTGCGCCGCGCCGCACTCGGTCTGGCCAGCATCCTGCGCGCCCGCCCCGAACTCGCCGCAGTGACCGTGGAGGGTGGCCTGGCCGTGGCCGGCGCTCGCCTACGTCAGCAGGGCGTCGAGGTGAGCGACGAATCACTCACTGCTGCACAGGAATTCATCGAGGGACGGTTCCAGCAGCAGCTGCGTGACGAAGGCGTCTCGGCCGGTCTGGTCGCGGCTGTCGCACCCCTCACCGGCGCGCCGGGCAAGGCGGAGCAGGCGCTGCAGGACATCCACGCGGCGGGGTCTCGCGACGGCTTCGAGGCGCTGGTGGAGGTGACCCAGCGCATCACCCGCATCGTCCCCGAGGGCACGCCGGCGCAGTTCGATCGCGCGTTGCTGGTGGAGGACGCCGAGAAGGCGCTCGTGGTCTACGTCGACGAACTGCCCGACCTGCGTGGGGAGGGCCTGGTGCGCTGGGCCGAGGACGCACAGCCGGTCGTGACGCCGCTCAACACCTTCTTCGACGAGGTGTTGGTGATGGCCGACGACCCGGCCGTGAAGGCAGCGCGCCTGGGTCTGTTGCAGACCGTTGTCGACCGCGCTCCGGCCGGTATCGACTGGAAGGCGCTCGCCACGGCGCTCTGA
- a CDS encoding ATP-binding cassette domain-containing protein — MALAVEAEDLLKHYKDVKAVDGISLQVPEGSVLGVLGPNGAGKTTTVRMLTTLIPLDGGRARVAGADVTTQAQDVRRKIGVSGQYAAVDEYLTGYENLELVGRLYHLGRKAAQARARELLAQFRLEDAANRPAKTYSGGMRRRLDLAGALVARPPVIFLDEPTTGLDPRSRGDMWEVITQLVGEGTSVLLTTQYLEEADRLADNIVVIDHGRIIAEGTADQLKAQVGGERLEITVADSERVEDAVRVLGRIGSGEVNSDAHGRRITVPVEGGTQSLLAAVRRLDEESIAVQDIGIRRPTLDDAFLSLTGRSAESADAGDDAEGEVA, encoded by the coding sequence ATGGCGCTCGCGGTCGAAGCTGAAGATCTCCTCAAGCACTACAAGGACGTGAAGGCGGTCGACGGCATCTCCCTGCAGGTGCCCGAAGGTAGTGTGCTGGGCGTGCTCGGCCCCAACGGCGCGGGCAAGACGACCACCGTGCGCATGTTGACCACCCTCATCCCGCTCGACGGTGGACGCGCGCGAGTGGCCGGCGCCGATGTCACCACCCAGGCGCAGGACGTCCGGCGCAAGATCGGCGTCTCCGGTCAGTACGCCGCTGTCGACGAATACCTGACCGGCTACGAAAACCTCGAACTCGTCGGCCGGCTCTACCACTTGGGACGTAAGGCCGCCCAGGCGCGGGCGCGTGAACTGCTCGCGCAGTTCCGGCTCGAGGACGCCGCCAACCGCCCGGCCAAGACCTACTCCGGAGGCATGCGGCGCCGGCTCGACCTCGCCGGCGCGCTGGTGGCCCGGCCGCCGGTCATCTTCCTGGACGAGCCCACCACCGGTCTCGATCCACGCAGCCGCGGGGACATGTGGGAGGTCATCACCCAGTTGGTCGGTGAGGGCACCTCGGTGCTGCTCACCACTCAGTACCTCGAGGAGGCCGACCGGTTGGCCGACAACATCGTGGTGATCGACCACGGCCGCATCATCGCTGAAGGCACGGCCGACCAGCTCAAGGCGCAGGTCGGCGGCGAACGCCTGGAGATCACCGTCGCTGACTCCGAGCGGGTCGAGGACGCCGTCCGCGTGCTGGGCCGGATCGGCTCGGGTGAGGTCAACTCCGATGCCCACGGCCGTCGCATCACCGTGCCGGTCGAAGGAGGCACGCAGTCCTTGTTGGCCGCCGTGCGCCGGTTGGACGAGGAGTCGATTGCCGTGCAGGACATCGGGATTCGCAGGCCAACCCTTGATGATGCGTTCCTGTCGCTCACCGGGCGCAGCGCCGAGAGCGCCGATGCCGGCGACGACGCAGAGGGAGAGGTGGCGTGA
- a CDS encoding cystathionine gamma-synthase codes for MSIEQPGFSTRAIHAGSEPDPRTGSVTPAIYQTSTYKQDGVGGFREGYEYSRSANPTRTALEECLAAIEGGERGYAFASGLASEDTLMRALLKPGDHIIIPTDAYGGTFRLIDKVLKPWGVDYSLAKVAHPDAIRGEIRPGVTKMIWIETPTNPLLGIADIAAIAQIAHEAGVLFAVDNTFASSYLQQPLALGADVVMHSTTKYAGGHSDVVGGALVVNKSVTVPGFEDTADRIAFHQNSLGAVAGPMDSWLVLRGLKTLAVRMEQHCTNAEKVVEYLQTRQDVTHIYYPGLESHPGHDVAARQMKRFGGMVSFQLAGGEQNAVDAIARTKIWTLGESLGGVESLIEHPGRMTHASVKGTELEVPGDLIRLSVGIEDVDDLIADLDEALG; via the coding sequence ATGAGTATCGAACAGCCCGGATTCTCCACTCGCGCCATCCACGCGGGGTCTGAACCCGACCCCCGCACCGGATCGGTCACCCCCGCGATCTACCAGACCTCGACCTACAAGCAGGACGGCGTCGGCGGGTTCCGTGAGGGCTACGAGTACTCCCGCTCGGCCAACCCCACCCGCACCGCGCTCGAGGAATGCCTCGCGGCGATCGAAGGCGGCGAACGCGGTTACGCCTTCGCCTCCGGCCTTGCCTCCGAGGACACCCTGATGCGGGCGCTGCTCAAGCCGGGCGACCACATCATCATCCCGACCGACGCCTACGGCGGCACCTTCCGGTTGATCGACAAGGTGCTCAAGCCGTGGGGCGTCGACTACAGCCTGGCCAAGGTGGCCCACCCCGACGCCATCCGCGGCGAGATCCGGCCGGGCGTCACCAAGATGATCTGGATCGAAACGCCCACCAACCCGCTGCTGGGCATTGCCGACATCGCGGCCATCGCGCAGATCGCCCACGAGGCCGGCGTGCTTTTCGCGGTCGACAACACCTTCGCCTCGTCCTACTTGCAGCAACCACTCGCGCTCGGCGCCGACGTGGTCATGCACTCCACCACCAAGTACGCCGGCGGTCACAGCGATGTCGTGGGCGGAGCGCTCGTGGTGAATAAGAGCGTCACGGTGCCCGGTTTCGAGGACACCGCCGATCGCATCGCCTTCCACCAGAACTCGCTCGGCGCGGTGGCCGGGCCGATGGACTCCTGGCTCGTGCTGCGCGGGCTGAAGACGCTCGCGGTGCGTATGGAGCAGCACTGCACCAACGCCGAGAAAGTGGTGGAGTACCTCCAGACGCGTCAGGACGTCACGCACATCTACTACCCGGGCTTGGAGAGCCACCCCGGTCATGACGTCGCGGCTCGCCAGATGAAGCGCTTCGGCGGCATGGTCAGCTTCCAACTGGCCGGCGGAGAGCAGAACGCCGTGGACGCGATCGCCCGCACGAAGATCTGGACGCTGGGGGAGTCGCTTGGCGGTGTCGAGTCGCTCATCGAGCACCCCGGACGGATGACCCACGCCAGCGTCAAGGGCACCGAACTCGAGGTGCCCGGCGACCTCATCCGACTCTCGGTCGGCATCGAGGACGTCGACGACCTCATCGCCGACCTGGACGAAGCTCTGGGGTGA
- the msrA gene encoding peptide-methionine (S)-S-oxide reductase MsrA, producing MIFGFGRPTTMVTADEAPPGRAQTLPGIPETHEVLGTSLHGSWPDGTQVMYVAMGCFWGAERIFWKLPGVVTTAVGYMGGFTPNPTYEETCTGRTGHTEAVLVAYDPAKTSPEFLLKEFWENHDPTTANRQGNDVGTQYRSAIYWTTPEQEQAARQTREAFQKVLHDNGFGDISTELRSAQDAGTFYYAEGYHQQYLHKNPGGYCNHGPNGMTCPVGIVRQDQLPSQQDVLPPSEA from the coding sequence ATGATCTTCGGCTTCGGACGTCCCACGACCATGGTCACCGCCGATGAGGCACCGCCCGGACGCGCGCAGACCCTCCCCGGCATCCCCGAGACCCACGAGGTGCTCGGCACCTCGCTGCACGGCTCGTGGCCGGACGGCACGCAGGTGATGTACGTCGCCATGGGCTGCTTCTGGGGCGCGGAGCGGATCTTCTGGAAACTGCCCGGAGTGGTCACCACGGCGGTCGGTTACATGGGCGGGTTCACGCCCAATCCCACCTACGAAGAGACCTGCACGGGGCGCACCGGCCACACCGAAGCGGTGCTGGTCGCCTACGACCCGGCCAAGACTTCGCCGGAGTTCCTGCTGAAGGAGTTCTGGGAAAACCACGATCCCACCACGGCCAACCGGCAGGGCAACGACGTCGGCACCCAGTACCGCTCGGCGATCTACTGGACCACCCCGGAGCAGGAGCAGGCTGCGCGGCAGACGCGCGAGGCCTTCCAGAAGGTGTTGCACGACAACGGTTTCGGCGACATCAGCACCGAGCTTCGTTCAGCGCAGGACGCCGGCACCTTCTACTACGCCGAGGGCTACCACCAGCAGTACCTCCACAAGAACCCCGGCGGCTACTGCAACCACGGACCCAACGGCATGACCTGCCCGGTCGGCATCGTGCGCCAGGATCAGCTGCCCTCGCAGCAGGACGTCCTGCCACCGTCCGAGGCCTGA
- a CDS encoding DUF4307 domain-containing protein: MSIDPDGLSAEEEERSAPGLVGTFSRKWWSFGGVAIVLTSIVAIWFGISATRGISWNPVAVKITSPQQVDVTFDVTDQDGRAVSCTIVAYDLDHTTVGRTQVDLPASSLSSTRYTRSVRTIAPAVTGEVTRCELR, translated from the coding sequence ATGAGCATCGACCCGGACGGTCTCTCCGCCGAGGAGGAGGAGCGCAGCGCGCCAGGCTTGGTGGGCACTTTCAGCAGGAAGTGGTGGTCGTTCGGCGGCGTCGCGATCGTCCTCACCAGCATCGTGGCTATCTGGTTCGGCATCTCGGCCACCCGGGGAATCTCGTGGAATCCGGTCGCGGTGAAGATCACGAGCCCGCAACAGGTCGATGTCACCTTCGATGTCACCGATCAGGACGGCCGCGCGGTCAGCTGCACGATCGTGGCGTACGACCTCGACCACACCACAGTCGGCCGCACCCAGGTCGACCTACCGGCCAGCTCACTCAGCAGCACCCGTTACACCCGATCGGTCCGGACGATCGCCCCCGCGGTGACCGGCGAAGTCACCCGCTGCGAACTTCGCTGA
- a CDS encoding GNAT family N-acetyltransferase encodes MTVTVRPIDLLSDDVLAQQWIDVQARSGAADWGAEHSAWTLAEVQGRRRGTGYAFEDFVAIDGEQVIGMAAIAMPLRDNEHLGLLMLHVDPEHRRSGVGTALAESALNALREAGRTTVQAETEIPSSAVESGGPKFAQRFGFTCVQKLLRSAMPLPGDRRRLEQLAAGDGIEDAAAFRLDWRIDEIPDDWLPSLALLEQRMSTDAPQGGMTVEEEAWTPERVRENLDWALEAGRRIVQAVAFEGEMMVGFTQIEVSQDTPGLGYQQDTLVLREARGNGLGLRLKALAALTVMDHLPQVTRVRTWNADDNKHMLAVNTDLGYGREGVLQVWERGLDGWSGTA; translated from the coding sequence ATGACAGTGACTGTTCGACCCATTGATCTGCTCTCCGACGACGTCCTTGCTCAGCAGTGGATCGACGTCCAAGCACGCAGCGGTGCGGCCGACTGGGGCGCCGAGCATTCCGCGTGGACCCTCGCCGAAGTGCAGGGCCGCCGCCGAGGCACCGGGTACGCGTTCGAGGATTTCGTGGCGATCGACGGCGAGCAGGTCATCGGGATGGCCGCGATCGCGATGCCGTTGCGCGACAACGAGCACCTCGGACTCCTGATGTTGCATGTCGACCCGGAACACCGGCGGTCAGGTGTGGGCACCGCCCTGGCTGAGTCGGCGCTGAATGCATTGCGTGAGGCCGGCCGCACCACGGTGCAGGCTGAGACCGAAATCCCTTCCAGCGCAGTCGAATCCGGCGGACCGAAGTTTGCGCAACGGTTCGGATTCACCTGCGTCCAGAAACTCCTTCGCAGCGCGATGCCGCTGCCCGGTGACCGACGCCGACTCGAACAACTTGCCGCAGGCGACGGGATCGAGGACGCCGCTGCCTTCCGGCTCGACTGGCGGATCGACGAGATCCCGGACGATTGGCTGCCGAGCCTCGCGCTGCTCGAACAACGGATGAGCACCGATGCTCCGCAGGGTGGCATGACGGTCGAGGAAGAGGCGTGGACGCCCGAGCGCGTCCGCGAGAACCTCGACTGGGCGCTGGAGGCCGGGCGGCGCATCGTCCAAGCGGTCGCCTTCGAGGGCGAGATGATGGTCGGCTTCACCCAGATCGAAGTCTCGCAGGACACCCCGGGCCTCGGTTACCAGCAGGACACGCTGGTGCTGCGAGAAGCGCGGGGCAACGGGCTCGGGCTGCGTTTGAAAGCGCTCGCTGCGCTGACGGTGATGGACCACCTGCCGCAGGTCACCCGCGTCCGCACCTGGAACGCCGACGACAACAAACACATGCTCGCCGTCAACACCGATCTGGGTTACGGGCGGGAAGGAGTGCTGCAGGTGTGGGAGCGCGGGCTCGACGGGTGGTCAGGCACGGCCTGA